The DNA region TAAAATAGTTGCGCTTGATATACCTATTGTTTTTAGTTTTCCACTAAAAAGTCCGTCTATTTTATTAAGCTGTCCTTCAAGGGTATCAGCTAATGCTGGCTCAAAAGAAAAAACACAAGCAGTAATTATAATTAACAGGCCTACAACTACATTATTCCACTGTATTCCAAATGTAGGTTTTAGCATATTTAGTCGAGATTTTTGATATATGAACATTGTTATTGCTTATTAGTAAATTTTGCATTATTCTCCTAGTGCTAGTTATTCCATACCAATGAAATTTTACTTTGAAGTAGTGTTAATAGGCTTGATGCAGAGCTTGATATCTTTGAAGTAAAAACTAGCATTTTAAGCCAGTTTTACTTTTTCTTAGTCTTTCTACTTTGTTTTTTAGAAAGTTTTGCTGTTAATTCTTTTGTATTAACGTCATTACTGAACAAATTGGTATTGTTTTGTTTTGAATTATCCTTTTCCTCTATTTTTGTAGCAGCATTAACAAGCGTTACATGGCTTGGAGTTTTTGGAGTAAAAGTTAACATTAAATCTTGAATTGTTTTGTGTTCTCCTATTACTGTTAAATAAAGCTTCTTTTCTTCTTCTCGTGGAGCAATAAACAAACATCCAGACTCATGAACTACAACTTCGGCTGCATTTTGAGGATACATAAAAATATCATTGATTTTTTCATCTTTAAGATTAATTCTTGTTGGCCCACTATCAGAAATCTCAAGCTTCAGCAAATTATCAACTTCTAACTCATATTCTACCGCATATACATCACTAAACTTGACTAAAGCAATAAACCCTATCATAAACCTCAAAATTCTAATACTCATTTTTTTATTCCATTCTCTTTAACGCCAGTTAACAACAAAAGGTAATTAGGACTTCGCTTGTAAGTCAAAAGGTAAGTCTTATTGACAGCTATATGTTTACTATCGCTAAACCAGTAGCGAAGCGTTCCACTAATTAATACTCCATCTTTCATCACCTCAACCTTCTTTGGAAAAAATACTGAAGACACATTTGAACCTTTAACAAATTGCAAGTGATCATGAAAAAATTTATTTAAAGATTCAGTATTACTAGATGCCACTTTCATGTCTGCTATTTGTCTTTCTACATCATTTGGAGAAGTAGTAAATAAGAGTTTCGTCACATAAATTGCCCATTCCTTTAAATAGGTTTCATGGTAATTTTTCGATGAAACCGTCATTTTACGATCAGGCTCTATTGCTGGAATTAACAACCACTTTTCTTCTTTGGTAATTGCAGCCATTATCGCAATTATATTAGCTGCAGCTAGCAATATAGTTACTGAAAGTAAGCATTTATTATATTTAACCAGCTCTTGTATAGCATTTTACTTAAAGAGATGATTCATTACTTGCCAACTTTTTTGCCCAAAAGCCTTGGATATCCTAATGGAGCTGGCAATAAACCTTTAGCTACTAAAAAACTTTTTAGCAAAAAATTCTCAGATACCTTCTTAATTTTCTTAAAGCAATAACATAGAGCAATTCCTCCAACCATAAAGGCTAGGCCTAATTTAGCATGCCTGCTGTTTAGTAGTACAATTCCTGGAGCTACTCCAGCTAGCACTACTCCCCATTCGTCAATGCTCAAACCCATATACTTCAACGGCCTCGATAATGCCCAACATAATTTTTGATTTTGTATAATCACCTTCAGCCTCAATTGTAGCATGAGATTTCTCATGCTACTACTGTGATTTTCAAAAATTTACAAAATCTAATGTAGAGTAACTACTTAGCTAAGTTGTTGTCAATTTTTCTTCTCCGAAACTTAATGATGGTAAGATTCCAGATAGTATCTCGTTTAAACAAA from Orientia tsutsugamushi str. Boryong includes:
- a CDS encoding type IV conjugative transfer system protein TraE; translated protein: MQELVKYNKCLLSVTILLAAANIIAIMAAITKEEKWLLIPAIEPDRKMTVSSKNYHETYLKEWAIYVTKLLFTTSPNDVERQIADMKVASSNTESLNKFFHDHLQFVKGSNVSSVFFPKKVEVMKDGVLISGTLRYWFSDSKHIAVNKTYLLTYKRSPNYLLLLTGVKENGIKK